The following proteins are co-located in the Candidatus Schekmanbacteria bacterium genome:
- the argF gene encoding ornithine carbamoyltransferase: MQKKDLLSLADLSRREICELIDRAKILKQWKSQGIVHKPLEGKTLGLIFNKPSTRTRVTFEVGMYQLGGTSLFLSEKEIQLGRGETVADTAKVLSRYVDGVVMRTFKQSDLEEFAQEATCPLINGLTDSFHPCQILADIMTIEEAIGRIEGTKVAYVGDFNNVANSLILGALLMGYHITVACPKECEASDELKSKIEIVEKREESSGTYEVIDDPIEAVKDADIIYTDVWISMGQEKERDKKLKLFSPYQVNKELVSKSKEGVKIMHCLPAHRGEEITSDVLDSENSIVFDQAENRLHIQKAILEYLLSGSKWNFAIT; encoded by the coding sequence ATGCAGAAAAAGGACCTTTTATCGCTTGCTGATTTGAGTAGAAGAGAAATTTGCGAGCTTATTGACAGAGCCAAGATATTGAAACAATGGAAATCGCAGGGCATAGTCCATAAGCCCCTTGAAGGGAAAACATTGGGATTAATTTTCAATAAGCCCTCAACAAGGACGAGGGTAACTTTTGAAGTTGGTATGTATCAACTTGGCGGTACGTCTTTATTCTTGAGTGAAAAGGAGATTCAACTTGGTAGAGGCGAAACAGTTGCAGATACTGCAAAAGTGCTGTCAAGATATGTTGACGGAGTCGTAATGCGGACCTTTAAACAGTCTGACTTGGAGGAATTTGCCCAAGAAGCTACTTGTCCTCTTATAAACGGATTGACTGATTCCTTTCATCCATGTCAAATATTGGCTGATATAATGACTATTGAAGAAGCCATTGGAAGAATTGAGGGGACAAAGGTGGCATATGTGGGAGATTTCAATAATGTTGCAAATTCCCTGATATTAGGAGCGCTTTTGATGGGCTACCATATAACTGTTGCTTGTCCCAAAGAGTGTGAAGCAAGTGATGAATTAAAGTCAAAAATCGAGATCGTTGAAAAAAGGGAAGAATCAAGCGGTACTTATGAAGTAATAGATGACCCCATTGAAGCAGTGAAAGATGCAGACATTATCTATACAGATGTTTGGATAAGTATGGGGCAGGAAAAGGAAAGAGATAAAAAATTGAAGCTCTTTTCTCCTTATCAAGTGAATAAAGAGCTTGTATCCAAGAGCAAGGAAGGTGTAAAAATAATGCATTGCCTACCGGCGCATAGGGGGGAGGAGATAACTTCAGATGTTTTGGACAGCGAAAACTCGATAGTCTTTGACCAAGCTGAAAATCGCTTGCATATTCAAAAAGCAATACTTGAATATCTGCTTTCGGGAAGTAAGTGGAATTTTGCGATTACATAG